The proteins below come from a single Malus sylvestris chromosome 3, drMalSylv7.2, whole genome shotgun sequence genomic window:
- the LOC126614505 gene encoding uncharacterized protein LOC126614505, with product MTTQPGTNWTLLEDVALCTSWVQVTHDSITGNEMQLREMWSLIHTNYLEKMGGQRTKESMSSRWKLLSQSFSTWRDALAQASGNLRSGENLTDQELQAQAWYGAKTKSKNKTFTRFECWNIVKDCPKFRVVHVGPEVFMNSTPLHSTPEHASHDHDEDDEEVPETPPVEQASGSTRYPIRPQGKKASKRKGNASKNDYAKYMEDLARQGELNLAREMAKFEADKAREDAKAAAFERKFEADERERELLRQEREHRREERMAERDRDIMKEPLEGKSPDSKYFWKSEKADVLRRRRAREARARGDGPSTTREDYPSMTREDHPSTTNWLGDGYHPFTNP from the exons atgactactcaaccaggtacgaattggacgcttcttgaagatgttgcgttgtgtactagttgggttcaagttactcatgattcgattacgggtaatgagatgcagttgcgagaaatgtggagtcttattcataccaattatcttgagaaaatgggtgggcaaagaactaaggaatcgatgtccagtcgttggaaattacttagtcaatcgtttagtacgtggagagacgccttggcacaagctagtggtaatcttcgaagtggggaaaatttaacggatcag gaacttcaagcacaagcttggtatggtgccaaaaccaaaagcaaaaacaaaacattcacccggtttgaatgttggaatattgtcaaagattgtcctaaatttagagttgtgcatgtcggtccagaagttttcatgaacagcacccctctacactctacaccTGAGCATGCCTCGCATGatcatgatgaagatgatgaagaagtgcctgaaacgccccccgttgaacaagcgtcggggtcgacccgttatccaattaggcctcaaggtaagaaggcttcaaagagaaaaggtaatgcttccaagaatgattatgcaaagtatatggaagatcttgcccgccaaggtgaattgaatttggcccgggaaatggctaaatttgaggctgataaggctagagaggatgcaaaagctgcagcttttgagagaaaatttgaagctgatgagagagaaagagaactacttcggcaagaaagggaacatagaagagaagaaagaatggctgaacgagatcgtgacattatgaaggagcctttagaagggaagtctccagactctaaatatttttggaagtcagAGAAAGCGGATGTGTtgcgaaggaggcgtgcaagagaagcgagagcaagaggagatggtcctagcaccacAAGAGAAGATTATCCTAGCAtgacaagagaagatcatcctagcaccacaaattggttaggtgatgGTTATCATCCATTCACgaacccataa
- the LOC126614748 gene encoding uncharacterized protein LOC126614748: MSKFNEKSQILMFSLLVILLVLAPLLSSSLRTPYLYIITNLLIIALGAQAGLLSSFTEPNSDNDKKNGSGTGFSFAPKPVVPTELASSDKRVVARNDENQTVVAPQYAEKKARVVEKSKSEKIVDTVKVESVEKCTSMPSLFFIGGGETDHGDYEVIGEKRYVEEEEEEVLGELSGQELFAKAENFIGNFYKQLKMQREESWKNIHEFYHMPSNNSAAIL; the protein is encoded by the coding sequence ATGAGCAAGTTTAATGAAAAATCTCAGATTCTTATGTTTTCTCTGCTAGTTATTCTTCTCGTCCTTGCACCTTTGTTGTCCTCATCCCTAAGGACTCCTTACCTCTACATCATCACTAACCTCCTCATCATCGCCCTCGGAGCGCAAGCCGGCCTCCTCTCATCTTTTACCGAACCTAATTCAGACAATGACAAGAAGAATGGCTCCGGCACCGGTTTTTCTTTTGCTCCCAAACCTGTGGTTCCCACGGAATTAGCCTCCTCCGACAAAAGGGTTGTTGCCCGTAACGATGAAAATCAAACGGTTGTTGCTCCACAATATGCTGAAAAGAAGGCTAGGGTTGTTGAGAAATCCAAGTCTGAGAAGATTGTGGACACTGTGAAGGTGGAGAGTGTGGAGAAGTGTACTTCTATGCCTAGCCTTTTCTTCATAGGGGGAGGTGAGACTGATCATGGAGATTACGAGGTGATCGGGGAAAAGCGTTatgtggaggaagaagaagaagaagttttgGGGGAGCTTAGCGGGCAAGAGCTTTTTGCAAAAGCTGAGAACTTTATTGGCAACTTCTACAAGCAGCTGAAAATGCAGAGAGAAGAGTCATGGAAGAATATTCATGAGTTTTATCACATGCCTTCTAATAATTCTGCTGCAATTTTATAA
- the LOC126614506 gene encoding uncharacterized protein LOC126614506 — MDEVLTAADASSNGSASSQPSILPYNLPLLSAFLSCALAQFLKLFTTWYKERRWDSRRMLGSGGMPSSHSSTVTALVVAIGLQEGTGGSAFAIAVVLACVVMYDATGVRLHAGRQAELLNQIVCELPPEHPVSSVRPLRDSLGHTPLQVLAGAVLGCIVAYLMKSSS; from the exons ATGGACGAGGTACTCACTGCTGCTGATGCCTCATCAAATGGATCTGCATCATCACAGCCGTCCATTCTTCCCTACAATCTCCCCCTCCTCTCTGCCTTCCTGTCCTGCGCTCTCGCTCAGTTTCTCAAGCTCTTCACTACCTG GTACAAAGAGAGAAGATGGGATTCCAGAAGAATGCTTGGGTCAGGAGGAATGCCCTCATCGCATTCCTCAACTGTGACGGCGTTGGTAGTTGCTATTGGTTTACAGGAAGGAACCGGAGGGTCTGCATTTGCCATTGCCGTAGTTTTGGCATGTGTT GTCATGTATGATGCCACTGGTGTAAGACTTCATGCTGGTCGTCAAGCTGAA TTATTAAATCAAATAGTGTGTGAGCTACCTCCAGAACACCCTGTTTCTAGTGTTAGACCTCTGCGGGATTCACTTGGTCATACTCCATTGCAG GTTCTCGCAGGTGCAGTGTTGGGATGTATAGTAGCGTATCTTATGAAAAGTTCCAGCTAG
- the LOC126614502 gene encoding protein ALP1-like — translation MSSSSSSKMMWEIEQEEEELFNQSQGMFNVRDWAQNEMEEDDERRRRDDESRMAGASQSRRVVQAVAHICRPNRAVNIDRNRQRRGQELLDDYFVRNSAFPETYFRRRFRMERHLFNKIMGAVCNHDSYFVQKPDAFGAMGLLPQQKITAALRMLAYGAAADQVDEITRMGQSTILESLMRFCSAIESIYTAEYLRRPTHMDLQRLLKKGEMRGFPGMIGSIDCMHWTWKNCPSAWQGAYGDRKGSKSIILEAVASFDTWIWHAFFGVPGAQNDLNVLAQSPVFNDVLQGNAPKVTYEVNGRMYDGPYYLADGIYPRWSTFVKTVPRPRSAKEKHFARCQEGCRKDVERCFGILQARWAIIRGAARLFDVESLRSIMMTCIILHNMIVEDEYDYEAVDEYEPDTMNNSRTRIYCAHDATDEPVQHEPLERDGRYNERIIQRYTALQRSNMHNARQLDLIEHQWELRGADDT, via the coding sequence atgtcttcttcttcttcttcaaagatgatgtgggaaatcgagcaagaagaggaagaattgtttaaccaatcacaAGGAATGTTCAATGTTAGGGATTGggcccaaaatgagatggaagaggatgacgaGCGTAGACGGAGAGATGACGAATCAAGAATGGCAGGAGCCTCACAATCCCGTCGAGTCGTCCAAGCTGTGGCTCATATCTGCAGGCCCAACCGTGCTGTAAACATTGATAGAAACAGGCAACGACGAGGTCAGGAgctcttggacgattattttgtccgtaacagtgcattccctgaAACATACTtccgacgtcgttttagaatggaacgacatttgttcaacaaaatcatgggcgctgtttgcaaccatgattcttactttgtgcaaaagccggatgcttttggtgctatgggtctcctgcctcagcaaaaaattactgctgccttgcggatgcttgcatatggagcagctgcagaccaagtggacgagataacgaggatgggacaatcaaccattcttgagtccctcATGAGGTTTTGTTCggcaatcgaatctatctacaccgcagagtacctccggaGACCTACTCatatggacttgcaaaggcttctgaagaaaggcgagatgcgaggttttccagggatgattggaagcattgattgtatgcactggacttggaaaaactgtccaagtgcatggcaaggcgcttatggggacagaaaaggatcaaaaagtatcattttggaggcggtggcatcttttgatacatggatttggcacgcctttttcggggttccgggagctcaaaatgacctcaacgtccttgcccaatccccagtgttcaacgatgtcctgcaaggaaatgcaccaaaagtcacgtatgaGGTCAATGGACGTATGtacgacgggccatactacctagctgatggcatttacccaaggtggtcaacatttgtcaaaacagtgccacgtccgcgcagtgcaaaggaaaaacactttgcaagatgtcaagaagggtgcaggaaggatgtggagcgttgtttcggtatcctccaagctcgctgggcgatcatcaggggtgctgccagattgtttgatgtagagtcgcttcgatccatcatgatgacgtgcatcattcttcacaacatgattgtggaagatgagtacgattatgaagccgttgatgaatatgagccagacacgatgaacaattcaagaacacgtatatattgtgctcatgacgccaccgatgagcccgtgcaacatgagccattagaaagggatggacgttacaatgaaaggatcatccaacgatatactgcacttcaaaggtcaaatatgcacaatgcccgccaacttgacttgatagagcaccagtgggaatTGAGGGGTGCTGACGATACTTAA